The region GCGAAGAACAGCAGTGTCTCCCACTCGACGCTGTCGAGGTAGTCGGATTTTTCGACGCCGGAGATCAGGATCAGCACGCCCGCCCCGAGCAGCGCCACGATGGACGGTTCGATGTGGAGCACCGAGTGGCCGATGAACGCCGCGAAGACCAGCGTCAGCACCACGCCGCACTTGACCAGCAGTGCCGGGTCGCGGATCGCCTCGCGCTCCTGCAGCGACATCACGTCGGCGACCCGTTCAGGTTCGACGCGGAAGGAGCCGCGGAACAGCCAGGGCAGCAGTGCGATGAACACCACCATGATCACCACGATGACCGGGAGCATGTGGACGAGGAAGTCGTTGAACGTCAGGCCGGCCCGGCTGGCGATGATGATGTTGGGCGGATCACCGACCAACGTCGAGGCGCCGCCGATGTTGGAGGCGAACACCTCGGCCATCAGGAACGGCACCGGGTTGATGGCCAGCCGGTCGCACACGAGCAAGGTCACCGGCGCGATCAGCAGCACGGTGGTGACGTTGTCCAGAAGTGCCGAGGCGGCCGCCGTCACCAGAACGAGCAGGATCATGATGCGCAGCGGTGATCCCTTGGCGCGCTTGGCCGCCCAGACCGCGACGTACTCGAAGACGCCGGTCTGACGCAGCACGCTGACGATGATCATCATCCCGAACAGCAGGAAGATGACGTCCCAGTCGATCCCGGTGTCGCGGGAGAAGAACACGTCCTCGGAGCCGAGCAGGCCGACCGCGACGATGATCGCCGCGCCGCCGAGGGCGGCAAGCGTCTTGTTGATGCGGTCGCTCGCGATCAGCCCGTAGGCGACGGCGAACACCGCGATCGCGATGACGGTCATCGCCACCGCTCCCGTTGGTCGATCAATGCCTCAGCGCCGCTTCCAGCAGACGCGATGCGGTGATCACACCGGCGAGTCTGCCTTCTTTCATCACGGCGATGAGCGGGCTCCTGCACCGTGCCATGCTGGCCGCGACCTCGATGATCGTGTCGTCGGCGCGCGCCGCCGGCACGTCGGTCAGGTGCTCGGGCAGCACCTCGCGTACCGTCTTGCCGCCGAGTTTGTCCGCGGCACGGTCGGCCATCGATTCGTCCAGCACTCCGGCCAGAGAGGGATCGTCCTGGACGTACTGGGGAATGATGAAGCGCACCACCTGCGAGGCGGGCAGGACGGCGAACGGCTTGCCGGACGCGTCGGTGACGACGATGCCGGGCAGGCGGTGCTCGGCGAGCATGCGCGCCGCGTCGAGCGCATCGGAATCCATCGTCACGACCGGGAATTCCTCGGCGATGTCCTCGGCGTGCATACCAGCACGATACGGCGCGCAGGGGGGACCGGCGGCAGGCGGTCGGGCTTGGTGTGCGAGCGCCCACCGGTATAGATTTGGTCGTGGTGCGCCGGGAAGACGGGTCGGCAGGTCAGTTCGTCGACTCGCGAAAGGTTACCCCGTGGCCGCCCTGCTAGCGGTGCCGCTGTGCACCCGAATCATCTTCTGCGACAACGTCATCGACGAATCGCGGGACAGCGCATGACTCGCCCCGGCCGGACGGCGCCCGGCGGACTGCGCCTCCTCGGTCGCGGGTCATGGACCGAGGCGCAGCGCTTCGCCGCGATACTGCGCAAGGAGACCGTCGGCGGGCTGCTGCTGCTGGGGATGACGGGCCTGGCGCTGGGCTGGGCCAACTCACCGTGGTCGCCGTCCTACCACGCGATATCCGGCCATCTCATCGGCCCCGAGTCGTTGCATCTCCAGCTCAGCGTGTCCGCGTGGGCGGCCGACGGACTGCTGGCCGTGTTCTTCTTCGTCGTCGGGGTGGAACTCAAACGCGAATTCGTCGCCGGCGATCTGCGCGATCCGGCCCGCGCCGCGCTGCCGATCGCCGCGGCCATCGGCGGCATGCTCGTTCCGGCCGGGATCTTCATCGCCGTGAATCTCGCCGCCGATCGTCCGGAGAACCTCGGCGGATGGGCGGTGCCGATCGCCACGGACATCGCGTTCGCTCTCGCCGTGCTTGCGGTGCTGTCGACCCACCTGCCGACGGCGCTGCGGACGTTCCTGCTCACGCTGGCCGTCGTCGACGATCTGCTGGCCATCACGGTCATCGCGGTGTTCTACACCGACCACCTGTCGTGGGGTCCGCTGGCGCTGGCGCTGATCCCCGGCGGTCTGTTCGGGCTCGCCGTACAGCGGGGGGTGCGGCGATGGTGGATCCTTCTGCCGCTGGCCGCGGTGACGTGGGGACTGGTACACGCCAGCGGAGTGCACGCCACCGTCGCCGGCGTCCTGCTCGGCTTCGCCGTGCCCGTGCTGGGCCGGCACGCGTCGGCGGATCACTTCGAGCATGCACTGCGGCCGGTGTCCGCGGGATTCGCCGTGCCGGTGTTCGCGTTCTTCGCCGCCGGTGTGACGGTCGGCGGCTGGTCAGGTCTGGGGCAGTCCCTTCTGCACCCGGTGACCATCGGCGTGATCGCCGGTCTGGTGGTCGGTAAACCACTGGGGGTCTGGCTGACCGCCTACCTGTTGGCCAGATTCACCCACGCCAGCCTCGACGACGAACTCCGGTGGCGCGACGTCCTCGGTGTGTCGCTGCTCGCGGGCGTCGGCTTCACGGTGTCTCTGCTGATCGGCGAGCTGGCCTTCGATTACGGATCGATGACGAGTGCCGACGTCAAGGTCGGCGTGCTGTGCGGCTCGCTGGTGGCGGGCCTGCTCGCCGCGGTTGTGCTACTCAGTCGGAACGCGGCCTACCGGCGCATTCGCCGTCAGGAAGAACTCGACGAGGACGCCGACGGCGTGCCCGACGTCTATGAGACGCGCGTCGCTCGCGGCGACTGACGGCCCGCCCGGTGCGTAGACTGACGGGATGCTTGAACAGATCCGCGGTCCTGCTGATCTGCAGCACCTCTCGCAGGGCCAACTGACCGAGCTGGCCCGCGAGATCCGCGACTTCCTGATCCACAAGGTCGCGGCGACGGGCGGGCACCTGGGACCGAATCTCGGCGTGGTGGAACTGACGCTGGCGCTGCACCGCGTCTTCGACTCGCCGCACGATCCGATCCTGTTCGACACGGGTCATCAGGCTTATGTGCACAAGATGCTGACCGGCCGGTGCCGGGACTTCGAGACGCTGCGCAAGAAGGACGGACTGTCGGGTTACCCGTCGCGCGAGGAGAGCGAGCACGACTGGGTGGAGTCCAGCCACGCCAGTTCGGCGCTGTCGTACGCCGACGGGCTGGCCAAGGCCTTCGAACTCAACGGGCACCGCAACCGGCACGTGGTGGCGGTGGTGGGCGACGGCGCACTCACCGGCGGCATGTGCTGGGAGGCGATGAACAACATCGCCGCGTCCCGGCGGCCGGTGGTCATCGTCGTCAACGACAACGGCCGCAGCTACGCGCCCACCATCGGCGGCTTCGCCGAGCACCTCGCGGGCCTGCGGCTGCAGCCCGGCTACGAGCGGGTGCTCGAGGAGGGGCGCAAAGCGGTCCGCGGAGTCCCGGTCATCGGCGAGTTCTGCTATCAGTGCATGCACAGCATCAAGGCCGGCATCAAGGATGCGCTCTCACCGCAGGTGATGTTCACCGATCTCGGCTTGAAGTACGTCGGCCCGATCGACGGCCACGACGAGCACGCCGTGGAGAGCGCGCTGCGGCACGCCCGCGCCTTCAACGCTCCCGTCGTGGTGCACGTCGTCACCCGCAAGGGCATGGGCTACGCGCCGGCCGAGAATGACGAAGACGACCAGATGCACTCATGCGGGGTGATCGATCCGGAGACCGGGCTGGCCACGTCGGTGCCCGGCCCGGGGTGGACGTCGACGTTCTCCAACGAGCTGATCCGGCTGGCGGCCAAGCGACGCGACGTCGTGGCGATCACCGCCGCGATGCCCGGCCCCACCGGGCTCAGTGCGTTCCGGCAGCGCTTCCCCGATCGTTTCTTCGACGTCGGCATCGCCGAACAGCATGCGATGACGTCGGCCGCCGGGCTGGCGATGGGCGGCATGCACCCGGTGGTCGCGATCTACTCGACCTTCCTCAACCGCGCGTTCGACCAGATGATGATGGACGTCGCGCTGCATCGGCTCCCGGTGACGATGGTGCTCGACCGGTCCGGGGTCACCGGTCCGGATGGGGCAAGCCACAACGGCATGTGGGATCTGTCGATCCTCGGGATCGTGCCCGGCATGCGGGTGGCGGCTCCGCGCGACGGCGCCCGCCTGCGTGAGGAACTCGCCGAGGCGCTCGACGTCGACGACGGTCCGACCGCCATCCGATTCCCCAAAGGGGATGTGGGAGAGGATATTCCGTCAGTCGAACGGCGTGACGGGGTGGACGTCCTCGCGCTGCCCGCCGACGGTCTGTCCGACGACGTCCTCATCGTCGCCGTCGGGCCGTTCGCGGCGATGGCGCTGGCGATCGCCGAACGGCTGCGCAACCAGGGAATCGGTGTGACCGTGGTCGACCCCCGCTGGGTGCTGCCCGTACCGGCGGTTCTGACGACGCTGGCGGCCGGGCACAAGCTCGTGGTCACGCTCGAGGACAACGGTGTGCACGGCGGTGTGGGTTCGGCGGTCTCGGGTGCCCTGCGCCACGCGGAGGTCGACGTGCCGTGCCGGGATGCGGCGCTGCCGCAGGAGTTCTTCGCGCATGCGTCGCGCGGGGAGGTGCTGGCCGAGGCGGGTCTCACCGACCGCAACATCGCCCGTCAGATCACCGGGTGGGTGGCCGCGCTCGGCGCCGCGGTGGCCGAGAAGGAAGTCAGCGAACACCTCGACTGAGCGCTGCGCGTTCCGCTGAGCGCCAGGGAGTCGCAGTGGCCGAACCCATCGACGAATACTTCACCGCGACCATCTCGGCGCTGAGCGCGCCGAGTGCCGCCGACAAAGACGCGCTGCACGGCGTTTCGGTGCAACTCTGCCTCGACGTGTTCGATGCGCAGCTCGGCAGCCGGCATCTCGACCTCGCCGCGCGCCGGCTGCGGTCGAAGAACAAGGGCTACTACACGATCGGGTCGTCCGGTCACGAGAGCAACGCCGCCGTGGCCGCCGCGTTGCGGCCCACCGATCCGGCTCTGCTGCACTACCGCTCCGGTGGCTTCTTCCTGACCCGTGCGCGCCAGGTCGCCGGCAGCGATCCACTGCGCGATGTGCTGCTCGGTGTGGTGGCCGCCACCGGCGAACCGATCTCCGGCGGCCGGCACAAGGTGTTCGGGCGCTATGACCTGCACGTCATACCGCAGACCTCCACCATCGCCTCGCACCTGCCCCGAGCGCTCGGAGTCGCGTTCTCGGTGGCGCGGGCGCGCAAGCTGCGGGTCGAAAGCCCCTGGCCTGCCGATGCTCTGACGGTCTGCAGTTTCGGCGACGCGTCGGCCAATCACTCGACGGCGGTCGGCGCCATCAACGCCGCCATGCACACCGCTTACCAGGGCGTCCCGGTTCCGCTGCTGTTCGTCTGTGAGG is a window of Mycolicibacterium chubuense NBB4 DNA encoding:
- a CDS encoding ArsB/NhaD family transporter, producing MTVIAIAVFAVAYGLIASDRINKTLAALGGAAIIVAVGLLGSEDVFFSRDTGIDWDVIFLLFGMMIIVSVLRQTGVFEYVAVWAAKRAKGSPLRIMILLVLVTAAASALLDNVTTVLLIAPVTLLVCDRLAINPVPFLMAEVFASNIGGASTLVGDPPNIIIASRAGLTFNDFLVHMLPVIVVIMVVFIALLPWLFRGSFRVEPERVADVMSLQEREAIRDPALLVKCGVVLTLVFAAFIGHSVLHIEPSIVALLGAGVLILISGVEKSDYLDSVEWETLLFFAGLFVMVGALVKTGVIADLAKTAVEATGGDALTAVMLVLGVSAPVSGIIDNIPYVATMTPIVSELAAGLSEPTHSNALWWALALGADLGGNLTAVGASANVVMLGIARRAGYEISFWEFTRKGVVVTAVSVVLSAVYLWVRYFIIG
- a CDS encoding CBS domain-containing protein, whose translation is MHAEDIAEEFPVVTMDSDALDAARMLAEHRLPGIVVTDASGKPFAVLPASQVVRFIIPQYVQDDPSLAGVLDESMADRAADKLGGKTVREVLPEHLTDVPAARADDTIIEVAASMARCRSPLIAVMKEGRLAGVITASRLLEAALRH
- the nhaA gene encoding Na+/H+ antiporter NhaA codes for the protein MTRPGRTAPGGLRLLGRGSWTEAQRFAAILRKETVGGLLLLGMTGLALGWANSPWSPSYHAISGHLIGPESLHLQLSVSAWAADGLLAVFFFVVGVELKREFVAGDLRDPARAALPIAAAIGGMLVPAGIFIAVNLAADRPENLGGWAVPIATDIAFALAVLAVLSTHLPTALRTFLLTLAVVDDLLAITVIAVFYTDHLSWGPLALALIPGGLFGLAVQRGVRRWWILLPLAAVTWGLVHASGVHATVAGVLLGFAVPVLGRHASADHFEHALRPVSAGFAVPVFAFFAAGVTVGGWSGLGQSLLHPVTIGVIAGLVVGKPLGVWLTAYLLARFTHASLDDELRWRDVLGVSLLAGVGFTVSLLIGELAFDYGSMTSADVKVGVLCGSLVAGLLAAVVLLSRNAAYRRIRRQEELDEDADGVPDVYETRVARGD
- the dxs gene encoding 1-deoxy-D-xylulose-5-phosphate synthase gives rise to the protein MLEQIRGPADLQHLSQGQLTELAREIRDFLIHKVAATGGHLGPNLGVVELTLALHRVFDSPHDPILFDTGHQAYVHKMLTGRCRDFETLRKKDGLSGYPSREESEHDWVESSHASSALSYADGLAKAFELNGHRNRHVVAVVGDGALTGGMCWEAMNNIAASRRPVVIVVNDNGRSYAPTIGGFAEHLAGLRLQPGYERVLEEGRKAVRGVPVIGEFCYQCMHSIKAGIKDALSPQVMFTDLGLKYVGPIDGHDEHAVESALRHARAFNAPVVVHVVTRKGMGYAPAENDEDDQMHSCGVIDPETGLATSVPGPGWTSTFSNELIRLAAKRRDVVAITAAMPGPTGLSAFRQRFPDRFFDVGIAEQHAMTSAAGLAMGGMHPVVAIYSTFLNRAFDQMMMDVALHRLPVTMVLDRSGVTGPDGASHNGMWDLSILGIVPGMRVAAPRDGARLREELAEALDVDDGPTAIRFPKGDVGEDIPSVERRDGVDVLALPADGLSDDVLIVAVGPFAAMALAIAERLRNQGIGVTVVDPRWVLPVPAVLTTLAAGHKLVVTLEDNGVHGGVGSAVSGALRHAEVDVPCRDAALPQEFFAHASRGEVLAEAGLTDRNIARQITGWVAALGAAVAEKEVSEHLD